Proteins encoded together in one Altererythrobacter epoxidivorans window:
- the lexA gene encoding transcriptional repressor LexA, translating to MLTAKQHELIRFIQQRLEDTGISPSFEEMKEALDLKSKSGVHRLISALEERGFIRRLPNRARALEVIKQPEDATPAVKRPVAANDPVTMSRAAAARTPEPANDIIDVPLHGRIAAGAPIEAIEGQSSMPVPAALLGPGEHYALEVSGDSMIEAGIFDGDFALVRRTDSVRDGEIVVALVRNEEATLKYLRRENGKVRLDPANGMYDPQIYDAHEVVVQGKLAGLLRRYH from the coding sequence ATGCTGACGGCAAAGCAGCACGAATTGATCCGCTTCATCCAGCAACGGCTTGAAGATACGGGAATTTCGCCATCCTTCGAAGAAATGAAGGAGGCGCTCGATCTCAAGAGCAAGTCGGGTGTCCATCGCCTGATCAGCGCGCTCGAGGAACGCGGCTTTATTCGCCGGCTTCCCAATCGCGCCCGCGCACTTGAAGTCATCAAGCAGCCCGAAGATGCGACCCCTGCGGTCAAGCGTCCGGTTGCAGCCAATGATCCTGTCACAATGTCGCGTGCAGCTGCGGCTCGTACGCCCGAACCGGCCAACGATATCATCGATGTTCCGCTTCATGGCCGGATTGCAGCCGGTGCCCCGATCGAGGCGATCGAAGGCCAGTCATCGATGCCGGTGCCTGCCGCCCTGCTCGGCCCTGGCGAGCACTATGCGCTCGAAGTCTCTGGCGACTCGATGATCGAAGCGGGCATTTTCGATGGTGATTTCGCCCTCGTGCGCCGGACCGATTCCGTCCGTGACGGGGAAATCGTTGTCGCCCTGGTGCGGAACGAGGAAGCGACACTCAAGTATTTGCGCCGTGAGAACGGCAAGGTTCGGCTCGATCCGGCAAACGGAATGTACGATCCGCAGATTTACGATGCTCATGAAGTGGTTGTTCAGGGCAAGCTAGCCGGATTGCTCCGCCGCTATCACTGA
- a CDS encoding ribonuclease J, with translation MKKDCTPENELLFLALGGSGEIGMNVNLYGCDGKWLMVDLGMTFSGNEYPGVDLVFADLEFIEERADDLLGIVLTHAHEDHIGAVPYFAAELGVPLYATPFTADLVLRKLEEAGIAGEIELNVIPDDHGSFELGSFGITYIPLAHSIAEGNALLIETPYGRIFHTGDWKLDEEPIIGEPTTAEELTEIGDEGVLALVCDSTNVFNTASSGSEGAVYRGLMEEVARHPGKRVLVTTFASNVARLQTLGDVAKETGRQLCVAGRSLDRIIEVAQDNGYLTDLPDLIDFDTAMSLPRGEVLILATGGQGEPRAALARIAEGNHPIELVSGDVVLFSSRQIPGNELSIGRVQNQLASRGITMVTDRQSEIHVSGHPGRPDLEALYGWLRPEILVPVHGEMRHMREQAKFGRSTGIPQAVVQQNGDIVRLAPGKAGKLADVRAGRLVLDGDIIAPADGDAITMRRRLARDGLLMVVLDQSLQPTIEAIGLPLDEDLPEFLAEAQSDIVDALRKLKGRGGRSIDDVHEAARLAARRAAQRWSGKKPQVKVIILPGSSNR, from the coding sequence TTGAAGAAAGACTGCACTCCCGAAAACGAACTGCTTTTCCTCGCGCTCGGTGGCTCGGGCGAGATCGGCATGAACGTCAACCTCTATGGTTGCGACGGCAAATGGCTGATGGTCGATCTCGGCATGACATTTTCCGGCAACGAGTATCCGGGTGTCGACCTGGTGTTTGCCGACCTCGAATTCATCGAAGAGCGCGCTGATGATCTATTGGGCATCGTCCTGACGCATGCGCACGAAGATCACATCGGCGCAGTGCCCTATTTCGCCGCCGAGCTCGGCGTTCCGCTATACGCCACACCGTTTACAGCCGACCTCGTCCTGCGGAAGCTGGAAGAAGCGGGTATCGCTGGCGAGATCGAATTGAACGTAATTCCCGACGACCACGGCTCTTTCGAGCTCGGCTCGTTCGGCATCACTTATATTCCGCTGGCGCACTCGATTGCAGAGGGCAACGCCCTGCTGATCGAGACGCCCTATGGCCGCATCTTCCATACGGGCGACTGGAAACTCGACGAAGAGCCGATCATCGGTGAACCGACAACCGCAGAAGAGCTGACCGAGATCGGTGACGAGGGGGTTCTCGCGCTCGTCTGCGACAGCACCAATGTCTTCAACACGGCATCGAGCGGGTCCGAGGGCGCGGTCTATCGCGGCCTGATGGAAGAAGTCGCAAGGCACCCGGGCAAGCGGGTTCTGGTCACGACTTTCGCCTCCAACGTCGCAAGGCTGCAAACTCTGGGAGATGTAGCCAAGGAAACCGGCCGCCAATTGTGTGTTGCCGGGCGCTCGCTCGACCGCATTATCGAGGTGGCGCAGGATAATGGTTATCTCACGGACCTGCCCGATCTGATCGATTTCGACACCGCCATGTCGCTGCCGCGGGGCGAAGTCCTGATTCTGGCAACGGGCGGCCAGGGTGAGCCGCGCGCGGCACTCGCCCGGATTGCTGAAGGAAATCATCCCATCGAGCTCGTTAGCGGCGATGTCGTCCTGTTTTCGTCGCGCCAGATCCCTGGAAACGAACTGTCGATTGGCCGGGTCCAGAACCAGCTCGCGTCTCGCGGCATCACGATGGTGACCGACCGGCAAAGCGAAATCCACGTGTCCGGCCACCCGGGACGCCCCGATCTGGAAGCGCTTTACGGTTGGCTGCGACCTGAAATCCTCGTGCCGGTCCACGGCGAAATGCGTCATATGCGGGAGCAGGCCAAATTCGGCCGCTCGACCGGAATCCCCCAAGCTGTTGTCCAGCAGAATGGCGATATCGTTCGCCTTGCTCCGGGCAAGGCTGGGAAGTTGGCCGATGTGCGCGCCGGGCGGCTCGTCCTGGATGGGGATATCATCGCTCCTGCAGATGGCGATGCCATCACCATGCGGCGTCGTCTGGCGCGTGACGGGCTGTTGATGGTCGTGCTCGACCAAAGCCTGCAGCCGACCATCGAAGCGATAGGTCTTCCGCTCGACGAAGACCTGCCAGAATTCCTCGCCGAAGCTCAGAGCGACATCGTCGATGCGCTCCGCAAGCTGAAAGGGCGCGGCGGCAGGAGCATCGATGACGTGCACGAAGCGGCACGGCTTGCTGCGCGCAGGGCTGCGCAGCGGTGGTCGGGCAAGAAGCCGCAGGTCAAGGTGATCATTCTACCCGGGAGCAGCAATCGATGA
- a CDS encoding citrate synthase, with amino-acid sequence MSDKQAKLELGGQTYEFPVLEGSTGPDVVDIRKLYGQTGAFTFDPGYKSTASCESALTYIDGDEGILLHRGYPIGQLAEESSFMEVAYLLLNGELPQQETLDDFTYTITRHTMLHDQLRQFYQGFRRDAHPMAIMCGVVGALSAFYHDSTDIADPEQRKIASHRLIAKMPTIAAMAYKYSVGQPFMQPDNSLSYTGNFLRMTFGVPAEDYEVIPAVEKAMDRIFILHADHEQNASTSTVRLAGSSGANPFACIAAGIACLWGPAHGGANEAALNMLREIGTPDRIPHYIERAKDKNDPFRLMGFGHRVYKNYDPRATVMQKTVREVFDALKVSDPVFETALRLEEMALNDDYFKEKKLFPNVDFYSGVILSAIGFPTTMFTALFALARTVGWVAQWNEMISDPGQVIGRPRQLYTGPTQRDYVPVGQR; translated from the coding sequence TTGTCGGACAAACAGGCAAAACTCGAACTGGGTGGTCAGACTTACGAATTTCCTGTGCTGGAAGGCAGCACCGGGCCCGACGTGGTCGATATTCGCAAGCTGTACGGCCAGACCGGCGCCTTCACCTTCGATCCCGGATACAAGTCGACTGCCAGCTGCGAAAGCGCACTGACCTATATCGATGGTGACGAAGGTATCCTTCTCCATCGCGGTTATCCGATCGGTCAGCTGGCAGAAGAGTCCAGCTTCATGGAAGTCGCATACCTCCTGCTGAACGGCGAGCTGCCGCAACAGGAAACGCTGGACGACTTCACCTACACCATCACCCGCCACACCATGCTGCATGACCAGCTGCGCCAGTTCTACCAGGGCTTCCGCCGCGACGCGCACCCAATGGCCATCATGTGCGGTGTCGTCGGTGCGCTGTCGGCCTTCTATCACGACAGCACCGATATTGCCGATCCCGAGCAGCGCAAGATCGCGAGCCACCGCCTGATCGCGAAGATGCCGACGATTGCTGCAATGGCCTACAAGTATTCGGTCGGCCAGCCCTTCATGCAGCCCGACAATTCGCTCAGCTACACCGGCAATTTCCTGCGCATGACCTTCGGCGTTCCTGCCGAAGATTACGAAGTAATCCCGGCCGTTGAGAAGGCCATGGACCGCATCTTCATCCTGCACGCAGACCACGAACAGAACGCGTCGACCTCGACCGTTCGACTTGCCGGTTCTTCGGGTGCCAACCCGTTTGCCTGTATCGCAGCGGGCATCGCCTGTCTGTGGGGCCCTGCCCATGGCGGCGCCAACGAAGCTGCGCTGAACATGCTGCGCGAGATCGGCACGCCGGATCGCATTCCGCACTATATCGAGCGCGCCAAGGACAAGAACGATCCGTTCCGTCTCATGGGCTTCGGTCACCGCGTCTACAAGAATTACGATCCGCGCGCGACGGTCATGCAGAAGACCGTTCGTGAAGTCTTTGACGCGCTCAAGGTCAGCGACCCTGTCTTCGAAACCGCGCTGCGCCTTGAAGAAATGGCTCTCAACGACGATTACTTCAAGGAAAAGAAGCTCTTCCCCAACGTTGACTTCTACTCCGGCGTGATCCTCTCGGCCATCGGCTTCCCGACGACCATGTTCACCGCGCTCTTCGCCCTTGCCCGTACCGTTGGCTGGGTCGCGCAGTGGAACGAGATGATTTCCGATCCAGGCCAGGTCATCGGTCGTCCGCGCCAGCTCTACACCGGTCCGACGCAGCGCGATTACGTGCCGGTCGGCCAGCGTTAA
- a CDS encoding DUF1467 family protein has translation MKWTSILAIYALFWVMSAFVLLPFGVKTHDELGVEKVPGQADSAPANFRPGRLVLRAFVLAAVLTALYVLNFIYGWIGVEDVDFLSALRG, from the coding sequence ATGAAATGGACGTCCATTCTCGCCATCTACGCCCTGTTCTGGGTCATGTCGGCCTTCGTCCTCTTGCCGTTCGGCGTAAAAACGCATGATGAACTGGGCGTAGAGAAGGTGCCGGGGCAGGCCGATAGCGCGCCTGCCAATTTCCGTCCGGGCAGGCTAGTGCTGCGTGCATTCGTGCTCGCAGCCGTGCTGACCGCGCTTTACGTGCTCAATTTCATCTATGGCTGGATCGGGGTCGAGGACGTGGATTTCCTCTCCGCTCTCCGCGGCTAG
- a CDS encoding sensor histidine kinase translates to MAGSENLLAARGITDGEDRLLSADPPLAELQERCGGSIPGTLAIPELLDLVRQGRQMGLRLAREFSAFDGVDKVSGFVRINPLETDDGAVCELLVENWHRESRPVEDAREMAARQDAIDRASAEFTARLDASQRVLTIDTQGADLLQLAGAMRGEPGKCWHDYVHLEGIAHRQPLHWRLLDGSRCTVEGSERGWTARLMPIGGSTQEPHGFELLLIADHPLMDEADNDAGAEDNGDGSLIGEALAPALRQPVSRIIANAETIRARLAGPLRPEYSDYAADISAAGQHLAGLLDDLADLEVVEAPDFTAAKDRIDLADAARRAGGILGVRARDKDINLVLPQGSMDIEAIGEFRRILQILLNLVGNAINYSPAGSRVEVTVGQIGAQRVTISVSDEGPGISEEQRARVFEKFERLGRDGDGGSGLGLYISQRLANAMGGELQVESEEGAGATFTLFLPRA, encoded by the coding sequence ATGGCCGGTTCGGAAAACTTGCTGGCCGCTCGGGGCATCACCGATGGCGAAGATCGCCTGTTGAGCGCGGATCCTCCGCTTGCAGAATTGCAGGAGCGTTGCGGCGGATCGATACCCGGAACTCTGGCGATCCCTGAACTTCTCGACTTGGTGCGGCAGGGTCGGCAGATGGGGTTACGTTTGGCGCGGGAATTCAGCGCTTTCGACGGCGTCGACAAGGTGAGCGGCTTCGTCAGGATCAATCCGCTTGAGACTGACGACGGAGCAGTTTGCGAATTGCTGGTTGAGAATTGGCACAGGGAAAGCCGCCCGGTGGAAGACGCTCGGGAAATGGCCGCACGGCAGGACGCGATCGACCGCGCCAGCGCCGAGTTTACCGCCCGGCTCGATGCAAGCCAAAGGGTCCTGACTATCGATACGCAGGGCGCAGACTTGTTACAGCTTGCAGGTGCAATGCGCGGCGAACCCGGCAAGTGCTGGCACGACTACGTGCATTTGGAAGGCATTGCCCACCGTCAGCCACTGCACTGGCGCCTCCTCGACGGATCGCGATGCACTGTCGAAGGTTCGGAGCGCGGATGGACCGCTCGCCTGATGCCGATCGGTGGCAGCACGCAGGAACCCCATGGGTTCGAACTGCTTCTGATTGCCGATCATCCGCTCATGGACGAAGCAGATAACGACGCTGGTGCTGAGGATAACGGGGACGGCAGCCTTATCGGAGAAGCGCTCGCGCCGGCGTTGAGGCAGCCAGTGTCGCGCATAATTGCGAATGCAGAGACAATCAGGGCACGTCTCGCAGGTCCGTTGCGCCCCGAATACAGCGATTACGCCGCCGATATCTCTGCCGCAGGGCAGCACCTGGCAGGCCTGCTCGATGATCTGGCCGATCTTGAAGTGGTTGAAGCGCCGGACTTTACCGCTGCAAAGGATCGTATCGACCTTGCCGATGCCGCGCGCCGGGCAGGCGGCATCCTGGGCGTGAGAGCGCGTGACAAGGACATCAATCTGGTGCTGCCGCAAGGTAGTATGGACATCGAGGCCATTGGCGAATTCCGCCGTATCCTCCAGATCCTGCTCAACCTTGTCGGCAACGCGATCAACTATTCGCCTGCCGGCAGCCGTGTCGAGGTTACGGTCGGACAAATCGGCGCCCAACGCGTCACGATCAGTGTCTCCGACGAAGGGCCGGGAATTTCCGAAGAACAACGCGCGCGTGTGTTCGAAAAGTTCGAAAGACTCGGGCGCGATGGCGACGGTGGATCAGGCCTGGGCCTGTACATATCCCAACGCCTGGCAAACGCCATGGGCGGTGAGCTTCAAGTCGAGAGCGAGGAAGGGGCAGGGGCGACTTTCACCCTTTTCCTGCCCCGAGCCTGA
- a CDS encoding type III pantothenate kinase, producing the protein MLLVADVGNTNVVFAVFDGGEIKARWRIATDPRRTGDEYAVWLLQLAEFQGFSKDDIDQVIIGSVVPRAIHNLTVLSEKYLGVTPLVAGQGDAQWGFDLDIEQPSSLGADRALNSLAAHAKYEGDLIVVDFGTATTFDVVDFNGSYKGGIIAPGINLSLDALVGNTAKLPRIAIEKPATSSVIGRNTEDQMLIGVFWGYVALIEGLITRMKKEIGRPAKVVATGGLAILFDEHTDLFDAVDADLTLNGLALLAERSA; encoded by the coding sequence ATGCTGCTTGTCGCGGACGTGGGAAATACCAATGTCGTATTCGCCGTATTCGATGGCGGAGAGATCAAGGCGAGATGGCGTATTGCGACCGATCCCCGGCGCACGGGGGACGAATATGCGGTCTGGTTGCTCCAGCTTGCCGAATTCCAGGGATTTTCAAAGGACGACATCGATCAGGTCATCATCGGATCCGTGGTGCCGCGCGCGATCCACAACCTCACCGTGCTGTCCGAGAAGTACCTTGGCGTAACGCCGCTGGTCGCGGGGCAGGGCGATGCGCAATGGGGTTTCGATCTCGACATCGAACAACCCAGTTCGCTCGGTGCAGACCGGGCGCTGAACTCATTGGCCGCCCACGCGAAATACGAAGGCGATCTGATCGTTGTTGATTTCGGTACTGCCACCACTTTCGACGTGGTCGACTTTAACGGTAGCTACAAAGGCGGCATCATCGCCCCCGGCATCAACCTCTCGCTCGATGCGCTGGTCGGAAATACGGCGAAGCTTCCCCGCATCGCTATCGAAAAGCCTGCGACCAGCAGCGTGATCGGCCGCAACACCGAGGATCAGATGCTGATCGGCGTTTTCTGGGGCTACGTCGCCCTGATCGAAGGTCTGATCACGCGTATGAAAAAGGAAATCGGCAGGCCGGCAAAGGTTGTGGCGACCGGCGGTCTCGCGATCCTGTTCGATGAGCATACAGATCTGTTCGATGCGGTCGATGCCGACCTGACGCTCAATGGGCTCGCATTGCTCGCGGAGCGTTCGGCTTGA
- a CDS encoding ComEC/Rec2 family competence protein → MGTRHTPMVPTGDGQGSLDAAVQRNWLSAAQLSSAVSLLERNLDRSGFDRAPWLVVAFSAGIASWFLMPGPLQWALSIIICVLVAVSAAAVWRDDGSRSHLRMAVIALSVMFALGVATIWTRSEMVGATPVDRPMVTTLSGYVIDRENQPAQKRARLTLAIREADRGAALKVRVNVDEDDLYPSVSEGSIIKLRARLMPPAPPMFPGGYNFARRAWFDGLAATGSAIGQVEVIDGDPAQSGLANVQRRLASHVRSQLDGSAGAIAAAFASGDRGAISPADDEAMRDAGLTHLLSISGLHVSALIAGAYFLAIRLLALFPAIALRARLPIVAAAVAAGAGIGYTLLTGAEVPTVRSCVAALLVLGALVLGREPLSLRLVAVAAFTVLLLWPEAIAGPSFQMSFAAVITIIALHGSRPVREFLSPRDENWLARFGRRTLMLLVTGFVIEIALMPIVLFHFHRAGVYGALANVIAIPLVTFVSMPLIAFALALDVVGLGAPAWWIVEQSLDLLLKIAHTTAAQPGAVKLMPQMTYATFGFFIAGGLWLALWSGRFRLLSAVPIAIGCIMLARTPVPDLLISSDGRHVAITMPDNRLLSLRDTRSDYARDNMIELAGTRSEPVPVETWPSADCSPEFCVLDIERDGRKWSLLMARNRVRVEERSLAAACERSDIVVADRWLPASCRPLWLKADAAYLRENGGLSIDVEGREITTVASAQGQHGWWQAAEK, encoded by the coding sequence ATGGGGACACGTCACACGCCGATGGTGCCCACGGGGGACGGTCAGGGCAGCTTGGATGCTGCAGTGCAGCGCAATTGGCTTAGTGCAGCTCAATTGTCCAGTGCCGTGTCCTTGCTGGAGCGGAATTTGGACCGTTCCGGGTTCGATCGTGCGCCATGGCTGGTCGTCGCTTTCTCCGCTGGCATCGCGAGCTGGTTCCTGATGCCCGGTCCGCTTCAATGGGCCTTATCTATCATCATTTGCGTTCTGGTGGCCGTGTCCGCCGCGGCGGTGTGGCGCGACGACGGATCGAGATCGCATCTGCGAATGGCTGTCATCGCCTTGTCGGTGATGTTCGCACTCGGTGTCGCGACAATCTGGACGCGCTCCGAGATGGTTGGTGCGACACCTGTCGACAGGCCGATGGTCACGACCTTGTCGGGTTATGTGATCGACCGGGAAAATCAGCCAGCGCAAAAGCGCGCGCGGTTGACGCTGGCAATCAGGGAGGCGGATCGCGGCGCGGCGTTGAAGGTTCGCGTCAATGTCGACGAGGATGATTTATACCCTTCGGTGAGTGAGGGTTCGATCATCAAGCTTCGTGCTCGCCTGATGCCACCAGCGCCACCCATGTTTCCCGGCGGCTATAATTTTGCAAGGCGGGCGTGGTTCGACGGTTTGGCCGCCACGGGTAGCGCGATCGGGCAAGTGGAAGTCATCGACGGCGACCCAGCGCAATCCGGTCTCGCCAATGTCCAACGGCGGCTTGCCAGCCATGTTCGGAGCCAACTGGACGGTTCCGCGGGAGCTATTGCTGCAGCATTCGCCAGCGGAGATAGGGGGGCGATCTCCCCTGCCGACGATGAGGCTATGCGCGACGCCGGGCTGACGCACCTATTGTCGATCAGCGGCCTTCACGTGAGCGCGTTGATTGCCGGTGCATATTTTCTCGCCATCAGGCTCCTCGCGCTCTTTCCGGCAATCGCCCTGCGCGCCCGGCTTCCGATCGTTGCGGCCGCAGTCGCAGCAGGCGCCGGGATTGGATACACCCTGCTGACCGGAGCCGAAGTGCCGACTGTCAGGAGCTGCGTCGCCGCCTTGCTAGTATTGGGAGCGCTGGTGCTGGGTCGTGAGCCGCTGTCGCTGAGACTGGTCGCGGTAGCTGCCTTCACGGTTTTGCTGTTGTGGCCGGAGGCGATCGCCGGGCCGAGTTTCCAGATGAGCTTCGCCGCCGTCATAACAATAATCGCACTGCATGGTTCGCGGCCCGTGCGGGAGTTTCTCTCGCCGAGGGATGAAAATTGGCTTGCAAGGTTCGGTCGGCGAACACTCATGCTGTTAGTAACCGGCTTCGTTATCGAGATCGCGCTGATGCCGATTGTCCTGTTCCATTTTCACAGGGCGGGCGTTTACGGCGCGCTTGCCAACGTGATCGCTATCCCGCTCGTAACCTTTGTTTCCATGCCATTGATCGCGTTCGCACTGGCATTGGACGTGGTTGGGCTTGGCGCTCCCGCGTGGTGGATCGTGGAGCAGAGCCTCGACCTTCTCCTGAAGATCGCTCACACTACAGCAGCACAGCCGGGCGCGGTTAAACTGATGCCGCAAATGACATACGCGACGTTCGGTTTCTTCATCGCAGGCGGGCTTTGGCTTGCCTTGTGGAGTGGCAGGTTCCGGCTGCTCTCTGCTGTTCCGATTGCCATCGGATGCATCATGCTGGCGCGCACGCCTGTCCCTGACCTGCTCATATCAAGCGATGGTCGACACGTCGCCATCACAATGCCGGACAATAGATTGCTGAGCCTTCGCGATACGAGATCGGATTACGCAAGGGACAACATGATCGAACTGGCGGGAACCCGCAGTGAGCCCGTCCCGGTCGAAACTTGGCCAAGCGCCGATTGTTCTCCCGAATTCTGTGTCCTTGATATCGAACGCGACGGACGGAAGTGGTCGTTGCTGATGGCGCGAAACAGGGTCAGGGTAGAGGAGCGGTCACTCGCTGCCGCTTGCGAACGTTCCGACATTGTCGTGGCAGATCGCTGGCTACCGGCGTCTTGCAGGCCGCTCTGGCTGAAAGCGGACGCTGCCTATCTGAGGGAAAATGGCGGGTTATCGATCGACGTTGAGGGGCGAGAGATCACCACAGTGGCATCAGCGCAGGGGCAGCATGGTTGGTGGCAAGCCGCCGAGAAGTAG
- the gltX gene encoding glutamate--tRNA ligase: MASESGEKTGTVITRFAPSPTGFLHIGGARTALFNWLFSRHHGGKALLRIEDTDRKRSTQEAIDAILDGLQWLGLEYDEEPVFQSERGSRHVEVAEKLLEAGYAYKCFATPEELEEMRAAQRAAKEPMRYDGRWRHRDASEAPLGAPFVVRLKTPEEGETTIEDQVQGKVTVRNAELDDYIILRADGTPTYMLAAVVDDRDMGVTHVIRGDDHLNNAFRQLPIYHAMDKIEGDWAQPVYAHIPLIHGADGAKLSKRHGALGVDSYRDDMGILSEALFNYLLRLGWGHGDREEISREEAIALFDIDGVGKSPSRFDLKKLENLNGHYIREADDHRLAQLVAPRIGPEADVALLAQAMPVLKTRAKNLDELAEGAEFLFKKRPLEMTEKAAGLLDDDARQRLSVIGERLRGENDWTIEALEATTKSIAEELELGLGKLAQPMRAALTGTTTSPGIFDVLVLLGREEALARIEAQAATAG; encoded by the coding sequence ATGGCAAGCGAAAGCGGAGAAAAGACCGGCACGGTCATCACTCGCTTTGCCCCTTCCCCCACAGGCTTCCTCCATATCGGCGGAGCCCGGACTGCCTTGTTCAACTGGCTCTTTTCCCGCCATCACGGTGGCAAGGCCCTGCTCCGCATCGAGGACACCGATCGCAAGCGCTCCACGCAAGAAGCGATCGATGCCATTCTCGACGGTCTGCAGTGGCTCGGGCTGGAATATGACGAAGAGCCGGTGTTCCAGTCCGAACGCGGTTCACGCCATGTCGAGGTCGCTGAAAAGCTGCTGGAAGCGGGCTATGCCTACAAGTGCTTCGCCACTCCAGAAGAACTCGAGGAAATGCGCGCTGCCCAGCGAGCAGCGAAGGAGCCGATGCGTTACGACGGCCGGTGGCGACACCGGGATGCGAGTGAAGCGCCGCTCGGCGCTCCGTTCGTAGTCCGTCTGAAAACGCCGGAAGAAGGCGAAACCACCATCGAGGACCAGGTCCAGGGTAAGGTGACGGTCCGTAATGCCGAACTGGATGATTACATCATCCTGCGCGCAGATGGCACACCTACCTATATGCTGGCAGCAGTCGTGGATGACAGGGACATGGGCGTGACCCACGTGATCCGCGGGGACGACCATCTCAACAACGCATTCCGTCAGCTTCCGATCTATCACGCGATGGACAAGATCGAGGGCGACTGGGCGCAGCCCGTCTACGCGCACATCCCGCTGATCCACGGTGCCGACGGCGCCAAATTGTCGAAACGACATGGTGCCCTCGGCGTGGACTCTTATCGCGACGATATGGGCATCCTTTCAGAGGCCCTGTTCAATTACTTGCTGCGCCTTGGCTGGGGTCACGGCGACCGCGAGGAAATATCGCGCGAGGAGGCGATTGCCCTCTTCGACATCGATGGCGTCGGCAAGAGCCCCTCGCGCTTCGACCTCAAGAAACTCGAGAACCTCAACGGGCACTACATTCGCGAGGCAGACGACCACCGCCTGGCCCAACTGGTCGCCCCGCGAATTGGTCCGGAAGCCGATGTCGCGCTGCTGGCGCAGGCGATGCCAGTCCTCAAGACACGTGCGAAGAACCTCGACGAACTCGCTGAAGGTGCGGAGTTTTTGTTCAAGAAGCGTCCGCTCGAAATGACGGAAAAGGCCGCCGGCTTGCTGGACGATGACGCGAGGCAGCGCCTCTCCGTGATCGGAGAGCGGCTACGCGGTGAAAATGACTGGACAATCGAGGCACTCGAAGCCACTACCAAATCAATCGCCGAGGAGCTCGAACTGGGTCTCGGCAAGCTCGCGCAACCAATGCGCGCAGCCCTTACCGGAACGACGACGTCGCCCGGTATTTTCGATGTTCTGGTCCTTCTGGGACGGGAAGAAGCACTTGCGCGGATCGAAGCGCAGGCTGCAACAGCAGGCTGA
- a CDS encoding biotin--[acetyl-CoA-carboxylase] ligase, with product MIETVAETGSTNADLLIRLASGERVAEGDWLVAERQNAGRGRQGREWFDGHGNFMGSTVVALGPNDPPAYTLALVAGLAVYEALVPLLPDPSALVLKWPNDVLLQHAKLCGMLLERQDTTVVVGIGVNLAVAPSVEGRDTIALGQVTPAPAPSDFGKALALSFATEIERWRTFGLETVIRRWSAAGTPKGTRLKVHEPDGRLVEGDYSGLDALGNLELRLDDGSIRAIHAGDVTLA from the coding sequence TTGATCGAAACAGTCGCGGAAACGGGATCGACCAACGCCGATCTGCTCATCCGCCTCGCTAGCGGGGAGAGGGTGGCCGAAGGCGACTGGCTTGTTGCCGAACGGCAGAATGCGGGAAGGGGTCGCCAGGGCCGCGAGTGGTTCGACGGTCATGGCAATTTCATGGGGTCCACGGTCGTAGCCCTCGGGCCGAATGATCCGCCGGCTTACACGCTCGCGCTCGTAGCGGGCCTGGCGGTTTACGAGGCATTAGTTCCCTTGTTGCCGGATCCTTCCGCCCTCGTACTCAAGTGGCCGAACGATGTCCTGCTGCAACATGCAAAACTGTGCGGGATGCTGCTGGAGAGGCAGGATACGACCGTGGTCGTGGGCATAGGTGTCAATCTGGCCGTGGCGCCTTCGGTCGAAGGTCGTGATACGATCGCTCTCGGCCAAGTAACGCCTGCGCCGGCTCCATCCGATTTCGGCAAAGCGCTTGCGCTTTCTTTTGCTACCGAAATTGAACGCTGGCGGACTTTCGGGCTCGAGACGGTCATTCGCCGTTGGTCGGCTGCCGGAACGCCGAAGGGCACACGGTTGAAGGTGCATGAGCCAGACGGAAGGCTCGTCGAGGGAGACTACTCCGGCCTCGACGCGCTTGGAAATTTGGAGCTGCGCTTGGATGATGGCTCCATACGTGCCATCCACGCGGGCGACGTAACGCTCGCCTAA